A genomic segment from Brachyhypopomus gauderio isolate BG-103 unplaced genomic scaffold, BGAUD_0.2 sc349, whole genome shotgun sequence encodes:
- the LOC143504959 gene encoding E3 ubiquitin-protein ligase TRIM35-like yields the protein MAATNPLSEEEFSCPVCCDIFRDPVLLSCSHSVCKTCLQQFWETKGSQECPVCRRRSSRDEPPYNLVLKNLCEAFQASRIQRSSAGSEVLCSLHNEKLKVFCLEDQQPVCLVCQISKAHKTHDCCPVEEAVCEFKNKLKTSLKSLQQHLKVLEENKQDCEKTAAHIKYQAQHTERQIKEEFEKIHQFLRDEEAARIAALKEEEEQKSHMMRRKIEEMSGEIASLSDQIRNTEKEMEAENIPFLLNVSSTLKQVHHTPKQHKKVSGALINVAKHLSNLKFRVWERMQKILQYCEFWCSLIN from the exons ggctgctacaaaccctctgtcagaagaagagttttcatgtcctgtgtgctgtgacatcttcagggatcctgttttactgtcatgtagccacagtgtgtgtaaaacctgtctgcagcagttctgggaaaccaagggatctcaagaatgtccagtttgtaggaGAAGATCTTCAAGAGACGAACCTCCCTATAATCTTGTCCTAAAGAACTTGTGTGAGGCATTTCAAGCCAGCAGGATTCAGAGAtcttcagcagggtctgaggttctctgcagtctgcacaatgagaaactcaaagtcttctgtctggaggaccaacagcctgtgtgtttggtgtgtcagatttcaaaggcacataaaactcatgactgctgtccagtagaggaagctgtgtgtgaatttaag aacaaactcaagacctcactgaagtctctacagcagcatctgaaggtcttagaggaaaataaacaagactgtgagaaaacagcagcacacattaag tatcaggcccagcacacagagaggcagataaaggaggagtttgagaagatccatcagtttctaagagatgaagaagcagcaagaatagctgcactgaaggaggaagaggagcagaagagtcacatgatgaggaggaagattgaggagatgagtggagaaatagcatctctttcagatcaaatcagaaacacagagaaggagatggaagctgagaacatcccgttcttacta aacgtgtcgtccacactgaaaca agttcatcacaccccaaaacaacataagaaggtgtcaggagctctgatcaatgtagcaaaacatctttccaacctgaagttcagagtctgggagagaatgcagaagattctccagtactgtgagttttggtgttctttgattaattag